From the genome of Streptomyces sp. NBC_01260, one region includes:
- a CDS encoding polysaccharide lyase 8 family protein: protein MQLSRRTLLAASGATAVGAALAPTAGAAQAAAPEQAAGTAPDTRPIADQDFDGPLLRAETLITGGGFDPSDPDYAAALAALDSAAKELWDTLDRSAGRTALWADLSPVTDPGNFGQSYTRLRTLATAWATPGASLAGDAATADALLGALRFTYDTAYHPQAGESGNWWFWEIGAPRALMDCCVLLRGLLSGGDLTDYLGVVDRFCPDADRRTNSPTLSETGANRTDKAVIVALRGLLGRDGDKLASARDALSDVRDSGRNSLFRYTSSGDGFYEDGSFVQHDVVAYTGSYGTVLLGGAAWLISLLADSPWAVADPKVSVMYEAVERSFAPVVFDGLMMDAVRGRAVSRERAGDHRDGAAAVAAILLLASGAPASYADRWRQLAKGWLTRNRTTPFAALATLPQLALAKAVLNDRDIRTGARTTGSFVLADMDRVVHRRPGWAFALSLSSKRISAYEAGNGENLHGWYTGDGMTYLYVGDGLGQFNDGFWPTVDPYRLPGTTVDTRRREDLGTGAGTSTYRPSNTVAGGAVLDSRYTVAAMEVIGAPGSTLRARKSWFLLDNAVVSLGAGITASDGRAVETIVENRGLGARGRNRLLVDGVPQPVEQGRADEFGRARWAHLDGVGGYVFPEGAPLHALREERTGTWRAIDTGADTSGSTDPVTRRYLTLRLDHGISPTDDGYAYVLLPGASAAATAVWSHSRPVRIVANDAAAQAVEDRRAGLTAVHFWGAGSAAGITSSGPASVLVRRRGAQVSVAVADPGRTQTSVTVELPFRVRSVAQSDATVRVTPGRRTVVTVEAGGSRGHTHRTELVQ from the coding sequence GTGCAACTGAGCAGAAGGACCCTTCTCGCCGCGAGTGGCGCCACGGCCGTCGGCGCGGCGCTCGCCCCGACGGCGGGCGCCGCACAGGCCGCGGCCCCGGAACAGGCGGCAGGCACCGCACCGGATACCCGACCGATCGCGGACCAGGACTTCGACGGGCCCCTCCTGCGGGCGGAAACCCTGATCACCGGAGGCGGGTTCGACCCGTCCGACCCCGACTACGCCGCCGCCCTCGCGGCCCTGGACAGCGCGGCGAAGGAGCTGTGGGACACCCTGGACCGCAGCGCCGGACGCACCGCGCTGTGGGCCGACCTCTCCCCCGTCACCGATCCGGGCAACTTCGGGCAGAGCTACACCCGGCTGCGCACCCTCGCGACCGCGTGGGCCACGCCCGGCGCCTCTCTGGCAGGTGACGCGGCGACCGCCGACGCCCTGCTCGGCGCGCTCCGCTTCACCTACGACACCGCCTACCACCCGCAGGCGGGCGAGAGCGGCAACTGGTGGTTCTGGGAGATCGGCGCTCCCCGTGCGCTGATGGACTGCTGCGTCCTGCTGCGCGGGCTGCTGTCCGGCGGCGATCTCACGGACTATCTGGGCGTCGTCGACCGGTTCTGCCCCGACGCGGACCGCCGGACCAACTCGCCCACGCTCTCCGAGACGGGTGCCAACCGCACCGACAAGGCCGTGATCGTGGCGCTGCGCGGACTGCTCGGCAGGGACGGGGACAAGCTGGCGTCGGCCCGTGACGCGCTCTCCGACGTGCGCGACTCTGGCCGCAACAGCCTTTTCCGCTATACGAGTTCGGGTGACGGCTTCTACGAGGACGGCTCGTTCGTCCAGCACGACGTGGTCGCGTACACCGGCTCGTACGGCACCGTGCTGCTCGGCGGTGCGGCCTGGCTGATCTCGCTCCTGGCGGATTCCCCGTGGGCGGTCGCCGACCCGAAGGTGTCGGTGATGTACGAGGCCGTGGAGCGGAGCTTCGCACCGGTGGTCTTCGACGGGCTGATGATGGACGCGGTGCGCGGGCGGGCCGTCTCACGGGAACGCGCGGGTGACCACCGGGACGGCGCCGCGGCTGTCGCGGCGATCCTGCTGCTCGCGTCCGGAGCACCCGCCTCCTACGCGGACCGCTGGCGGCAGCTGGCCAAGGGCTGGCTGACCCGCAACCGCACCACCCCGTTCGCGGCTCTCGCCACACTGCCCCAACTGGCCCTGGCCAAGGCCGTGCTCAACGACCGGGACATCCGCACCGGGGCCCGTACGACGGGCAGCTTCGTCCTCGCCGACATGGACCGCGTGGTACACCGCCGCCCGGGCTGGGCCTTCGCGCTGTCACTGTCCTCGAAGCGGATCTCCGCGTACGAGGCGGGCAACGGCGAGAACCTGCACGGCTGGTACACCGGTGACGGCATGACGTATCTGTACGTCGGCGACGGCCTCGGGCAGTTCAACGACGGCTTCTGGCCGACCGTCGATCCGTACCGGCTCCCCGGCACCACGGTCGACACCCGCCGGCGCGAAGATCTCGGCACCGGCGCCGGTACGTCCACCTACCGGCCGTCGAACACCGTCGCGGGCGGGGCCGTGCTGGACAGCCGGTACACGGTGGCCGCGATGGAGGTGATCGGCGCCCCGGGCAGCACGCTTCGGGCCAGGAAGTCGTGGTTCCTGCTGGACAACGCGGTGGTCTCGCTCGGCGCGGGCATCACCGCGAGCGACGGCCGGGCGGTCGAGACGATCGTCGAAAACCGCGGCCTCGGCGCGCGGGGCCGCAACCGGCTACTGGTCGACGGTGTTCCGCAGCCCGTGGAGCAGGGCCGGGCCGATGAGTTCGGCCGGGCCCGGTGGGCGCATCTCGACGGTGTCGGCGGCTATGTCTTCCCCGAGGGGGCCCCGCTGCACGCTCTGCGCGAGGAGCGCACCGGGACCTGGCGGGCCATCGACACGGGGGCGGACACCAGTGGCAGCACCGATCCCGTCACCCGCCGCTATCTCACGCTCCGGCTGGACCACGGGATCTCGCCCACCGACGACGGCTACGCCTATGTGCTGCTGCCCGGCGCGTCGGCGGCCGCCACAGCGGTCTGGTCGCACTCCCGGCCGGTCCGGATCGTCGCCAACGACGCCGCCGCGCAGGCCGTGGAGGACCGCCGGGCCGGGCTGACCGCCGTGCACTTCTGGGGCGCCGGGTCCGCCGCCGGGATCACCTCGTCCGGCCCGGCGTCGGTGCTCGTGCGGCGAAGGGGCGCGCAGGTGTCCGTCGCGGTCGCCGACCCGGGCCGGACGCAGACCTCAGTGACGGTCGAACTCCCCTTCCGTGTGCGGTCGGTGGCGCAGTCCGATGCCACCGTGCGCGTCACTCCCGGCCGCAGGACCGTCGTCACGGTCGAGGCCGGCGGCTCCCGCGGCCACACCCACCGCACCGAACTCGTCCAGTAA
- a CDS encoding M60 family metallopeptidase has product MRKHSPSVTPSTPVGRRSVLAAAAGAGAVAALGATVSSAQAAPGRPLARPVALTVTARPAAEAERLRLAQALRGSEFQPTGLYVPAGTPLSLTVRPHDGLLPTLWIGAWDYYGEITEPRGYPLTAGANTVTDPHGGPVYLTLTGHGERVEVLIRAGAVPMPVFTLGRTTEADYQRQLDTLTTSPWVELHGPDTIMTLTRDGALRYRSEDHAALLRLVGTIIDSHARISGLDGSRPVHRRKAGPYHFTEVSKVPTGVGAYATHGYNGFPRAYLDRATTVEGLRTRGWGLYHELGHLHQQMAYKPGGMTEVTVNIYSLAAQRTLKQPSNLLTVDPATGLTAFQTSRAKFGTAGLTYEKSFGAYEKLVPLRQLELAFGDDFWPRLHKLVREENPQSDSTENDKRYRALATYSSRVAGHDLTDFFVNTWAFPIDAVGRAELAALHLPQPPVDPSTLSG; this is encoded by the coding sequence ATGCGTAAGCACAGCCCCTCCGTCACGCCTTCCACCCCGGTCGGCCGCCGCTCCGTACTCGCCGCCGCGGCCGGTGCCGGAGCGGTGGCCGCGCTCGGCGCCACCGTCTCTTCGGCACAGGCCGCCCCCGGCCGGCCGCTCGCCCGGCCGGTCGCCCTGACCGTCACCGCCCGCCCCGCCGCCGAGGCCGAGCGGCTGCGGCTCGCACAGGCCCTGCGCGGCTCGGAGTTCCAGCCGACCGGCCTGTACGTGCCCGCCGGCACCCCGCTCTCACTGACCGTCCGGCCCCACGACGGCCTGCTGCCCACGCTCTGGATCGGCGCCTGGGACTACTACGGCGAGATCACCGAACCGCGCGGCTACCCGCTGACGGCCGGCGCCAACACCGTGACCGACCCGCACGGCGGCCCCGTCTATCTGACGCTCACCGGGCACGGCGAGCGGGTGGAAGTACTCATCCGCGCCGGAGCGGTCCCCATGCCGGTCTTCACCCTGGGCCGCACCACCGAGGCCGACTACCAGCGACAGCTCGACACACTGACCACGTCGCCCTGGGTCGAACTCCACGGGCCGGACACGATCATGACGCTGACCCGTGACGGCGCGCTGCGGTACCGGAGCGAGGACCACGCCGCACTGCTCCGGCTGGTCGGGACGATCATCGACTCGCACGCCCGGATCAGCGGGCTCGACGGCTCCCGGCCGGTGCACCGGAGGAAGGCGGGGCCGTACCACTTCACCGAGGTCAGCAAGGTGCCGACCGGTGTCGGCGCGTACGCCACGCACGGCTACAACGGCTTCCCGCGCGCCTATCTCGACCGGGCCACGACCGTCGAGGGACTGCGGACCCGCGGCTGGGGGCTGTACCACGAACTCGGCCACCTGCATCAGCAGATGGCCTACAAGCCGGGCGGCATGACCGAGGTCACGGTGAACATCTACTCACTGGCCGCGCAGCGCACCCTGAAGCAGCCGTCCAATCTGCTCACGGTCGACCCGGCGACCGGCCTCACCGCCTTCCAGACCTCACGGGCCAAGTTCGGCACGGCCGGGCTGACGTACGAGAAGTCCTTCGGCGCGTACGAGAAGCTCGTGCCGCTGCGTCAGCTGGAGCTCGCCTTCGGGGACGACTTCTGGCCCCGGCTGCACAAACTGGTGCGCGAGGAGAACCCGCAGTCCGACTCCACGGAGAACGACAAGCGCTACCGGGCGCTGGCCACCTACTCCAGCCGCGTCGCAGGCCACGACCTCACGGACTTCTTCGTCAACACCTGGGCCTTCCCGATCGACGCCGTCGGCCGGGCCGAACTCGCCGCCCTGCACCTGCCCCAGCCCCCCGTCGACCCGAGCACGCTCTCCGGCTGA
- a CDS encoding DUF2264 domain-containing protein, giving the protein MSVAPHLQLPPTDRVLSSRTGWTRAHWEATADRMLDALTPYATPGFAQYRLPGRGSWSGVVSDGLEGFARSFLLAACRIAGAGGAVDPSLTERYAAGLAAGTDPGSGEAWPRLTDCSQQMVEAASVAVALHETRPWIWDRLDAGVQERVVDWFSGFVGGRTWDNNWRLFQVVSEQFLASVGAPYSRSDIEGGLDRIEDWYVGDGWYTDGDGRNFDYYVGWAMHLYPLLWARIAGPDGDGGRAAVYRERLSRFLEDYQHFFGSDGAPVHQGRSLTYRFAALAPVWMGALADCTPLAPGLTRRLASGTLRHFAERGAPDERGLLTLGWYDTFLPTTQPYSGPASPYWASKGFLGLLLPADHAVWTERELPLPVEESDTYTALPAPGWLLHGTRHDGIVRLVNHGSDHNPPAPAPADADPDLGAGEDDPHYAKLGYSTATAPESAPHALARTVDGHLALVAPDGTPSRRRRIHPLRCEDRVAASWSAARLPGDERAYRIGTTSVLHGPWEIRVHRVESPEGAVVREGGHAVADRTSPFASSGPDWALARTAEGLTSAVVALYGWDGGADGAAVARDVESNAYGPHSAVPYLRSAPHPGGRSVHVSLAVLSRGSVHPEALRTAVRVRVDGDAVVLTFLDGSRVEV; this is encoded by the coding sequence ATGTCCGTCGCCCCGCATCTGCAACTGCCGCCGACCGACCGGGTCCTGTCGTCACGTACAGGCTGGACCCGGGCGCACTGGGAGGCGACCGCCGACCGGATGCTGGACGCGCTGACGCCGTACGCCACACCCGGCTTCGCGCAGTACCGGCTGCCCGGCCGCGGCAGTTGGTCGGGGGTCGTCTCGGACGGTCTTGAGGGCTTCGCCCGGTCGTTCCTGCTCGCCGCCTGCCGGATCGCGGGCGCGGGCGGGGCGGTCGACCCCTCGCTGACCGAGCGCTACGCGGCCGGTCTCGCGGCCGGCACCGATCCCGGGAGCGGTGAGGCGTGGCCGCGCCTGACGGACTGCTCGCAGCAGATGGTGGAGGCGGCCTCGGTCGCGGTCGCCCTGCACGAGACCCGGCCGTGGATCTGGGACCGGCTGGACGCCGGGGTCCAGGAGCGGGTCGTCGACTGGTTCTCCGGGTTCGTCGGCGGTCGTACCTGGGACAACAACTGGCGGCTCTTCCAGGTGGTGTCCGAGCAGTTCCTCGCCTCCGTGGGGGCCCCGTACAGCCGGTCCGACATCGAGGGCGGACTGGACAGGATCGAGGACTGGTACGTCGGCGACGGCTGGTACACCGACGGGGACGGCCGCAATTTCGACTACTACGTCGGCTGGGCCATGCATCTGTACCCCCTGCTGTGGGCGCGGATCGCCGGGCCGGACGGCGACGGCGGACGGGCCGCGGTGTACCGGGAGCGGCTCAGCCGGTTCCTGGAGGACTACCAGCACTTCTTCGGGTCCGACGGCGCCCCGGTCCACCAGGGCCGTTCGCTCACGTATCGTTTCGCCGCGCTCGCCCCCGTATGGATGGGCGCGCTCGCCGACTGCACGCCGCTGGCGCCCGGCCTGACCCGCCGGCTCGCCTCGGGCACACTGCGGCACTTCGCGGAGCGCGGGGCGCCGGACGAGCGGGGGCTGCTGACGCTCGGCTGGTACGACACCTTCCTGCCGACCACCCAGCCGTACTCGGGACCGGCCTCCCCGTACTGGGCGAGCAAGGGCTTCCTCGGGCTGCTGCTTCCGGCGGACCACGCGGTGTGGACGGAGCGTGAACTACCGTTGCCTGTCGAGGAGTCCGACACGTACACCGCTCTGCCCGCGCCGGGCTGGCTGCTGCACGGCACCCGGCACGACGGGATCGTCCGGCTGGTCAACCACGGCAGCGACCACAATCCACCCGCGCCCGCCCCGGCCGACGCCGATCCGGACCTGGGTGCGGGCGAGGACGACCCGCACTACGCGAAGCTCGGGTACTCGACGGCGACCGCGCCGGAGTCCGCGCCGCACGCCCTGGCCCGTACCGTCGACGGTCACCTGGCCCTGGTCGCCCCGGACGGCACCCCGTCGCGGCGCCGCCGGATCCATCCGCTGCGCTGCGAGGACCGTGTCGCCGCGTCCTGGTCGGCGGCGCGGCTGCCGGGTGACGAGCGCGCGTACCGGATCGGGACGACGAGCGTGCTGCACGGCCCGTGGGAGATCCGGGTGCACCGGGTCGAGTCGCCGGAGGGCGCGGTGGTCCGGGAGGGCGGCCACGCGGTCGCCGACCGGACGAGCCCGTTCGCCTCGTCGGGGCCGGACTGGGCGCTCGCCCGTACGGCCGAGGGGCTGACCAGCGCGGTGGTCGCGCTGTACGGGTGGGACGGCGGCGCCGACGGGGCGGCGGTGGCCCGCGATGTGGAGTCCAACGCGTACGGACCGCACTCGGCGGTCCCGTATCTGCGCAGCGCACCGCATCCGGGCGGCCGGAGCGTTCATGTGTCGCTCGCCGTGCTGTCCCGCGGCAG